One window of the Flavobacteriales bacterium genome contains the following:
- a CDS encoding T9SS type B sorting domain-containing protein, translating into MPTPTIQRSVSSVWTIAFVMVCFFSARSQNASSGWVHAMEDQKAFIENRSQFDGLNRTDDQILYAIDHGDTKIFFTEKGITYLFTETEKKSEEELESEHPDWEKLSHAERERLEHEVEATTDVVHMLWVAPSSELKVVSEDKREDYYNYSVGDHSIDGIPAFKRIKYQNVFDGIDVLFEFHPEDGIKYSFIIRPGADPSQIAMRYESVNGQQLDEDGTLHLPTVFGDILEHAPVSFYKDGGQKIPSGFVLDGNIIHFQLDNYDPSRSVVIDPWVQTPTLASSNSVWECDVDQSSNVYIIGGENPLKLLKYNSGGALQWTFSTAYDTVGGDWLGCMATDFNGNSFVSNGSSAALTKVNSAGSQQFNVNGAGLSDEYWTISFNCDQTKLIIGGTTASGLFDLKAGIFDVSPSNGSILNTQAVAIGSTTSFPPTVQEVRSLSPSKNSRYYFLTHDTIGAIDQSFSPCYSGEPIFKEDHGYHLGYKMENYRPNNGNAGIRAIRANDSFVYTHNGTTVHKRSLINGAILGSATIPGGQSSTSLGLNVISNCGIDIDDCGNVYVGSTNGVYKYDANLNLITSSSTSFKVYAVKVNYNGEVVACGSTGTNADVNRTGYVQSLAMSACAPLENICCDPNICPAGPFCQTDAPVTLTAGDPGGVWAGDGITNSSTGVFDPSVAGPGVHTISYTLPCGADSIYISVSACTPLEVCLENNGDLTVLNGTGPYTWDEWVTGISTPITNQAECEACGYTWVPFVNTCSGGTTCASSAGWSNFATGTTVTPTNYPVRVVDAVGDSLVINDPNTLTPCTQCALPTVTYTTQDPACEGGADGSIDLTVTGASTYDFAWDNSATTEDISNLTAGGYQVTITDQTDQTCDTTFTVTLNDGTSPTISGISITDASCGNADGQIDVTAATATQFSSDGGTNFQASGSFPALAAGSYDIVVEDANGCQADSTVSVNNANGPSIDNLASTDPNCGASDGTIDITASGGATPLQYSIDNGVTFQSSGSFTGLNAGSFDIVVEDANGCQAVDQIDLNSSGGPTIDNVSTTDATCGVSNGQIDITASGGTPPLSYSIDNGTTTQTTSSFTGLAAGTYDVVVDDGQGCPATQQVTLNSSGGATIDNVAVTDATCGQADGQIDITASGGTAPLQYSTDNGLTFQNGSQFTGLLAGNYDLVVEDASGCQTTQSASVANGGAPTISSITPTDALCKGDCNGSIDVVAVGATQYSIDNGTTFQATGTFTGICAGTYDVVVDDGAGCQAFGQAVVGEPAAVTASSTSTDATCSGACDGTITVNAGGGVSPYQYSIDNGSSFQGSGNFASVCDGSYSIVVEDANGCQQTANETVNVPNPITFNFSTVDVTCFNDCDGSASVTVAGGTSPYSYSWSSLTGTGSTQSAVCAGTYTLTITDDSGCSVDTTFQITQPALVAIENVLVTAEGCEGDCDGSIIIQSSAANAFSIDGGDTFEPTADFLDLCSGDYAIMVLDTISGCGNSDSVAVAPGAHVVSDFVPRPDVVSEFDSEILFDNNSIGATMYEWHFGDENFSYDENPSYDFQNEPGTYLVCLVADNGLGCIDTSCKYVDVTPIFTIYVPNAFTPDVTTGKNDVFLPIIGGDYPDTYHLQIFDRWGERVFETNNIDTGWDGTYKDKQVQKGVYVWMIEVEKVEGGFNRKFVGHVSVVR; encoded by the coding sequence ATGCCAACCCCGACCATTCAAAGATCAGTTAGTAGCGTGTGGACCATTGCATTCGTCATGGTCTGTTTTTTTTCCGCAAGGTCTCAGAACGCCTCATCTGGCTGGGTTCATGCCATGGAGGATCAGAAGGCCTTTATCGAGAACAGGTCGCAGTTTGATGGTCTGAACAGAACAGACGACCAGATTTTATACGCTATCGACCATGGAGATACCAAGATCTTCTTTACCGAAAAAGGGATTACTTATCTGTTCACCGAGACCGAGAAGAAAAGCGAAGAGGAACTTGAATCGGAGCATCCGGATTGGGAGAAACTAAGCCACGCAGAGCGAGAGCGGCTGGAACACGAAGTGGAAGCGACAACGGATGTTGTTCACATGCTTTGGGTTGCGCCAAGTTCAGAGTTGAAGGTTGTGTCGGAAGACAAACGCGAAGACTATTACAACTATTCGGTCGGAGATCATTCCATTGATGGCATTCCCGCGTTCAAGCGGATCAAGTACCAAAATGTGTTCGATGGTATTGATGTGCTTTTCGAGTTCCATCCTGAAGACGGCATCAAATATTCGTTCATTATCCGACCCGGAGCGGATCCATCACAGATCGCCATGCGCTATGAAAGCGTCAATGGGCAGCAGTTGGATGAGGATGGCACGTTGCATCTTCCAACGGTTTTTGGCGACATTCTGGAACACGCGCCTGTCAGTTTTTACAAGGATGGCGGCCAAAAGATCCCTTCAGGGTTTGTGCTCGATGGCAACATCATCCATTTCCAGTTGGATAATTATGATCCTTCCCGATCGGTGGTTATCGACCCTTGGGTGCAAACGCCAACGTTGGCAAGCTCAAACAGTGTTTGGGAATGTGACGTAGATCAATCCAGCAACGTTTACATCATTGGAGGGGAAAATCCGCTTAAGTTGTTGAAATACAACTCAGGCGGTGCGTTGCAATGGACCTTCTCCACCGCCTATGACACGGTGGGTGGCGATTGGCTGGGATGTATGGCAACGGATTTCAATGGCAACAGTTTTGTGTCCAACGGTTCAAGTGCCGCATTGACCAAAGTAAACTCGGCCGGTTCGCAGCAGTTCAACGTGAACGGTGCCGGGCTGAGTGACGAGTACTGGACGATCTCATTCAACTGCGATCAGACAAAGTTGATCATCGGGGGAACTACTGCATCGGGCCTGTTCGACCTGAAAGCCGGTATTTTCGATGTCAGTCCGTCTAATGGAAGCATTCTGAACACGCAGGCGGTTGCAATAGGCAGTACGACTTCTTTCCCGCCAACGGTCCAAGAGGTTCGCTCGCTATCGCCAAGTAAAAATTCGCGATACTATTTCTTGACGCATGACACCATTGGAGCGATCGATCAGAGTTTTTCCCCGTGCTATAGCGGTGAGCCCATCTTCAAGGAAGATCATGGCTATCACCTTGGTTACAAGATGGAGAATTATCGTCCCAATAACGGCAATGCCGGGATCCGGGCCATCCGCGCCAACGACAGTTTTGTGTATACCCACAATGGAACGACAGTGCATAAACGGTCGTTGATCAATGGTGCAATACTCGGCAGCGCAACCATACCTGGCGGTCAGTCCTCTACAAGTTTGGGTTTGAATGTGATCAGCAACTGCGGCATTGATATCGATGATTGCGGGAATGTGTACGTGGGCTCAACAAATGGTGTTTACAAGTACGATGCGAACCTGAACCTGATCACATCCTCCTCCACCAGTTTTAAAGTGTATGCCGTAAAGGTGAACTATAATGGTGAGGTGGTGGCCTGCGGCTCGACCGGCACCAATGCTGACGTGAACAGGACCGGTTACGTACAATCGTTGGCCATGAGTGCCTGTGCGCCATTGGAGAATATTTGCTGCGACCCGAACATCTGTCCTGCGGGGCCATTCTGCCAAACAGACGCACCCGTTACGCTAACCGCGGGAGACCCCGGTGGCGTTTGGGCCGGAGATGGAATTACCAATTCCTCTACGGGTGTTTTCGACCCATCAGTGGCAGGCCCAGGCGTGCATACCATCAGTTACACACTTCCTTGTGGAGCCGATTCCATTTACATTTCAGTAAGTGCCTGTACTCCTTTGGAAGTCTGCCTCGAGAACAACGGGGATCTCACAGTTCTCAACGGAACAGGGCCGTACACATGGGATGAATGGGTTACCGGAATTTCCACCCCCATTACCAATCAAGCTGAGTGTGAAGCATGTGGTTACACATGGGTTCCATTTGTCAACACGTGTTCGGGAGGAACCACTTGTGCAAGCTCAGCTGGCTGGTCCAATTTTGCCACAGGAACTACGGTCACACCAACCAATTATCCTGTCCGAGTGGTGGATGCCGTTGGCGATTCGCTGGTGATAAATGACCCGAACACCTTGACGCCATGTACCCAATGCGCGCTGCCAACGGTTACCTACACTACGCAGGATCCTGCATGCGAGGGCGGTGCAGATGGTTCCATCGATCTGACGGTAACGGGGGCTTCCACCTACGATTTTGCTTGGGATAATTCGGCCACTACTGAGGACATCAGTAACCTGACCGCAGGAGGCTACCAAGTGACCATCACCGATCAGACCGACCAGACCTGCGATACCACATTTACCGTTACACTGAATGACGGTACGTCCCCGACCATTTCGGGCATTAGCATTACAGACGCTTCCTGCGGTAATGCGGATGGCCAGATAGATGTAACGGCTGCAACGGCCACACAGTTCAGTTCGGATGGCGGAACGAATTTTCAAGCAAGCGGCAGCTTTCCGGCTTTGGCTGCCGGTTCGTATGATATTGTTGTGGAAGACGCCAACGGCTGTCAGGCCGATTCCACGGTTTCCGTCAATAACGCCAACGGACCGAGCATCGATAACCTCGCCTCAACCGACCCTAACTGTGGGGCAAGCGATGGTACCATCGACATTACAGCAAGTGGCGGAGCAACTCCGTTGCAATACAGTATCGACAATGGGGTCACATTCCAATCTTCAGGCTCATTTACAGGGTTGAACGCAGGCAGTTTTGATATTGTGGTGGAGGATGCAAATGGTTGTCAGGCGGTGGATCAGATCGATCTGAACAGCAGCGGTGGCCCGACCATCGATAACGTTTCAACCACCGATGCAACCTGTGGTGTTTCCAACGGACAGATCGACATTACAGCATCAGGCGGTACGCCTCCGTTGTCTTATAGCATCGACAATGGAACAACCACGCAAACCACTTCCAGTTTTACGGGGCTGGCTGCTGGAACGTATGATGTAGTGGTGGATGACGGGCAGGGCTGTCCGGCCACGCAGCAGGTGACGTTGAACAGTTCGGGTGGCGCGACCATCGACAATGTGGCGGTAACGGATGCAACCTGTGGTCAGGCCGATGGTCAGATAGACATTACCGCAAGCGGTGGAACAGCTCCATTGCAGTACAGTACAGACAATGGTCTGACCTTCCAGAACGGTTCGCAATTCACGGGTCTTTTGGCAGGAAACTACGACCTCGTGGTAGAAGATGCAAGCGGTTGCCAGACCACGCAATCGGCCTCGGTGGCCAATGGCGGTGCTCCTACCATTTCCAGCATCACACCAACAGATGCGCTTTGCAAAGGCGACTGCAATGGCAGCATTGATGTGGTTGCCGTGGGTGCCACACAATACAGCATCGACAATGGAACCACCTTTCAGGCAACGGGAACCTTTACAGGGATCTGCGCAGGAACCTACGATGTAGTGGTGGACGATGGCGCGGGCTGTCAGGCATTTGGTCAGGCAGTTGTGGGTGAACCCGCTGCGGTCACGGCAAGCTCCACGTCAACAGATGCCACCTGTTCGGGCGCATGCGATGGAACAATTACGGTGAATGCAGGAGGTGGTGTTTCTCCATATCAGTATAGCATCGACAACGGCTCCAGTTTCCAAGGTTCCGGAAACTTTGCTTCGGTGTGCGATGGTAGCTATTCTATCGTGGTGGAAGACGCCAACGGTTGTCAGCAGACGGCCAATGAAACGGTCAACGTTCCGAACCCGATCACATTCAATTTCTCAACGGTGGATGTCACCTGTTTCAATGATTGCGATGGCTCGGCCTCCGTTACGGTGGCTGGAGGAACTTCGCCCTATTCGTACAGTTGGTCGAGCCTTACAGGAACGGGTTCTACTCAGAGCGCGGTCTGTGCCGGAACGTACACACTTACCATTACGGATGATAGCGGATGTAGCGTTGACACCACATTCCAGATAACGCAGCCTGCCTTGGTTGCCATTGAGAATGTGCTGGTAACAGCAGAAGGATGCGAAGGCGACTGCGATGGAAGTATCATTATCCAGTCATCAGCAGCCAATGCTTTCAGTATTGATGGTGGCGATACATTTGAACCCACAGCCGATTTCCTCGATCTGTGTTCGGGAGATTACGCCATTATGGTTCTGGATACCATAAGCGGTTGCGGAAATTCAGATTCAGTTGCCGTGGCTCCTGGAGCGCATGTGGTGTCCGATTTCGTGCCGCGACCAGATGTAGTGAGCGAATTCGATTCGGAGATCCTGTTCGACAATAACTCCATCGGGGCAACAATGTACGAGTGGCATTTCGGTGATGAGAACTTCTCGTATGATGAGAATCCGAGCTACGATTTCCAAAATGAGCCGGGAACGTATCTGGTGTGTTTGGTGGCAGATAACGGACTGGGTTGCATTGATACCTCCTGCAAGTATGTGGATGTGACACCGATTTTCACCATTTACGTTCCGAACGCATTCACCCCAGATGTCACCACGGGCAAGAATGATGTCTTTTTACCCATCATTGGTGGCGATTATCCTGACACGTATCACCTCCAGATCTTTGACCGTTGGGGTGAGCGGGTATTTGAAACCAACAACATTGATACGGGTTGGGACGGCACCTACAAGGACAAGCAAGTGCAGAAAGGGGTCTATGTGTGGATGATCGAAGTGGAGAAGGTCGAAGGTGGCTTCAACCGCAAGTTCGTAGGGCACGTTTCGGTGGTGAGATGA
- a CDS encoding GNAT family N-acetyltransferase: MGIPLQVATDRPQQTETFIRSFLDASRIRVQVAESELGRVPATGGCVILGNRLFGPADPILLIHAISSVRKDVVVLTSYNFRAYPELQDCITFLNIEDTEEKLLLQFEALLKKDKVVVVFPARQGTISRITANIALDKRWHPKLLKVLFLLRQPIIPVYLRTDSIISLVHSKTFSFDRMTSFFKDLNAKEKNVNIRIGKPITDEVKRTFFRADHFGRYVRAKLYALGSPLQVNAFFSATRNSQSMVERQPIGTAIDGAILEKELAALPSKNRLLSQGNFDVLIAAAQSVPMTLKEIGRQREITFRTVGEGTGEALDLDEYDMYYHQLILWDREARKIAGGYRIGFGHEIMELYGKRGFYLHSLFKFKRPFNKILEQSIELGRSYVTPEYQKARLPLFLRWKGILAVLLQNLGYRYLIGPVSISNEYSSFSRQLIVAFIKKYYWNTDLAQHVKPRKAFRPAKRDLDIEAIVDQLGQEMTEIDRVIEEVEPHNFKLPVLIKKYIKQEAKIIGFNVDPSFSNVLDGLILLDMMDIPIETLENLNRDLN; this comes from the coding sequence ATGGGCATTCCGCTTCAAGTCGCGACCGATAGGCCGCAACAGACCGAAACATTCATCCGATCATTTCTTGATGCATCGCGCATCAGAGTTCAGGTTGCAGAATCGGAACTGGGCCGTGTTCCCGCCACAGGCGGATGCGTGATCCTTGGTAACCGATTGTTCGGACCTGCCGACCCCATTCTCCTCATCCATGCCATCTCATCAGTGCGGAAGGATGTGGTCGTGCTCACATCTTACAACTTCAGAGCATATCCCGAATTGCAGGACTGCATAACGTTTTTGAACATTGAAGACACCGAAGAGAAGCTGCTGCTTCAGTTCGAGGCATTGCTAAAGAAAGACAAAGTGGTGGTTGTGTTTCCTGCGCGGCAGGGAACCATCAGCCGCATAACGGCCAATATTGCCTTGGACAAACGCTGGCATCCGAAGTTGCTGAAGGTGCTTTTCCTCCTGCGTCAGCCCATCATTCCCGTTTATCTGCGTACCGATTCCATCATCAGTCTCGTTCATTCCAAAACGTTCTCTTTCGATAGGATGACCTCCTTTTTCAAGGACTTGAATGCGAAAGAAAAGAACGTCAACATCCGCATTGGCAAGCCGATAACCGATGAGGTGAAACGCACGTTCTTCCGTGCCGATCATTTCGGGAGATATGTTCGCGCCAAGCTCTATGCGCTGGGAAGTCCGTTGCAAGTGAATGCCTTCTTTTCGGCTACGCGGAATTCGCAAAGCATGGTGGAGCGGCAACCGATAGGAACGGCCATTGACGGGGCTATTTTGGAGAAGGAATTGGCTGCGCTGCCATCCAAAAACCGTTTGCTGTCGCAAGGAAACTTTGATGTGCTGATAGCCGCAGCGCAAAGTGTGCCGATGACATTGAAGGAGATCGGACGGCAGCGCGAGATCACCTTCCGAACGGTTGGAGAAGGAACAGGCGAAGCCTTGGACCTGGATGAGTACGACATGTACTACCATCAACTCATTCTTTGGGACAGGGAAGCGCGCAAGATAGCAGGAGGTTACCGCATCGGGTTCGGACACGAGATCATGGAACTGTACGGCAAGCGCGGGTTCTACCTGCATTCGCTGTTCAAGTTCAAGCGGCCGTTCAATAAGATATTGGAGCAATCCATTGAGCTGGGAAGATCTTACGTGACACCCGAATACCAAAAGGCGCGCCTGCCGCTTTTCCTGCGTTGGAAAGGCATTCTGGCCGTGCTGCTGCAAAACCTCGGTTACCGCTACCTCATCGGTCCTGTCAGCATCAGCAACGAGTATTCGAGCTTCTCGCGGCAGCTCATCGTGGCCTTTATCAAGAAGTATTACTGGAACACGGATCTGGCGCAGCACGTGAAGCCGCGCAAGGCATTCCGACCTGCCAAACGCGACCTCGACATCGAGGCCATTGTGGATCAACTCGGGCAGGAAATGACGGAGATAGACCGCGTGATCGAGGAAGTGGAGCCACACAATTTCAAGCTGCCTGTGCTCATCAAAAAGTACATCAAGCAGGAGGCGAAGATCATCGGGTTCAATGTCGATCCGAGCTTCTCGAACGTATTGGACGGACTCATTCTCCTCGATATGATGGACATTCCGATCGAGACATTGGAAAACCTGAACCGCGACCTGAACTGA